The proteins below come from a single Campylobacter concisus genomic window:
- a CDS encoding ATP-binding protein — translation MNQLELYYNQPLKSSKFIPRKYEIISPKTLIIGAISSGKTALVYEFLSHYKSEERLYVNLDDLRIDRALLLANLKEFLEKNTQIKVIAVENLQAADLANLDFLKGATLENIILTSKEFSLTIDGFARINLNYLDYEEFILFFKKNLDQDLLFSYFLAHGNEIASAFLDSSEVTAHLQQLLRANLSEQSIAILKECTPKCHDVLSTFGIYKNLKEQMKISKDSVYNAVTSLNENGFIELVPNLDESSTSKKLYFTNFALRNALYLKKDFLAVFANVVFCELLKFKDEIYYTKEIDFFLNKRKIAIICVPFSAPEIIFLKFKKLHASLKELGVSKLQIISVANQAELSFEGIKCEILPFSRWSLGL, via the coding sequence ATGAACCAATTAGAGCTTTATTACAATCAGCCGCTTAAATCAAGTAAATTTATCCCCAGGAAATACGAAATCATCTCGCCAAAGACGCTTATAATAGGCGCCATTTCAAGTGGCAAAACAGCCCTTGTTTATGAGTTTTTGAGCCATTATAAAAGCGAGGAGAGACTTTATGTAAATTTAGACGATCTAAGGATAGACAGAGCCTTGCTTTTAGCAAATTTAAAAGAATTTTTAGAAAAAAATACCCAGATAAAGGTGATCGCAGTTGAAAATTTACAAGCTGCTGACCTTGCAAATTTAGACTTTTTAAAGGGCGCAACACTTGAAAATATCATCCTTACAAGCAAGGAATTTTCACTCACGATTGACGGCTTTGCACGCATAAATTTAAACTATCTCGACTACGAGGAATTTATACTATTTTTTAAGAAAAATTTGGACCAAGACCTGCTTTTTAGCTACTTTTTGGCTCATGGCAATGAGATAGCAAGTGCTTTTTTAGACTCCAGCGAGGTCACAGCGCACTTGCAACAGCTCTTAAGAGCAAATTTAAGCGAGCAAAGCATTGCGATTTTAAAAGAATGTACTCCAAAATGCCACGATGTGCTTAGTACTTTTGGTATCTACAAAAACCTAAAAGAGCAGATGAAAATCTCAAAAGATAGTGTCTATAACGCAGTAACCAGCCTTAATGAAAATGGCTTTATAGAATTAGTACCAAATTTAGATGAGAGTAGCACGAGCAAAAAGCTCTACTTTACAAATTTTGCACTTCGTAACGCTTTATACCTAAAAAAGGACTTTTTGGCCGTCTTTGCAAATGTAGTTTTTTGCGAGTTGCTTAAATTTAAAGATGAAATTTACTACACAAAAGAGATTGATTTCTTCCTTAATAAAAGGAAGATCGCAATCATCTGTGTGCCGTTTTCTGCACCAGAGATCATCTTCTTGAAATTTAAAAAACTCCACGCAAGCTTAAAAGAGCTGGGTGTAAGCAAGCTTCAGATAATCAGCGTCGCAAACCAAGCTGAGCTTAGCTTTGAGGGCATAAAATGCGAAATTTTGCCATTTTCTAGGTGGAGTCTAGGTTTATAA
- a CDS encoding S-adenosylmethionine tRNA ribosyltransferase, which yields MRAFIGIFILIVSLFGYEINHENWAKFYKFIGEANGIKFEVYMNYFKDEFENFKQSKSFKVPAKISGHIFFDGTKYDYEKGNLEQNSSEISSLNAVSDKINLDVKNENGELKGKIIVKNKAYNATIKKEKEYEMLNIGIQMTEANGTRYEAIINDIFAKESAKKNKNKLLSTLYDLKSERKKWPNNQFESLDNIYYINDKIKSICTYKNNKTSCDVVLIKTNKKLKLKQIFKDMNDPHLKAILATAGVSENFVLSPLGLTFLNEEQISVPLDELRPYFSDEIGL from the coding sequence ATGAGAGCATTTATTGGGATTTTTATACTTATAGTAAGCCTATTTGGCTATGAGATAAATCACGAAAACTGGGCAAAATTTTATAAATTTATTGGTGAGGCGAATGGTATAAAATTTGAAGTGTATATGAACTATTTTAAAGATGAATTTGAAAATTTTAAGCAAAGTAAGAGCTTTAAAGTGCCAGCCAAGATAAGCGGGCATATCTTTTTTGATGGCACAAAATACGACTACGAAAAAGGTAATCTTGAGCAAAATAGCAGTGAAATTTCATCGCTAAATGCTGTATCTGATAAGATAAATTTAGACGTTAAAAATGAAAATGGCGAGCTAAAGGGCAAAATAATCGTTAAAAACAAAGCCTATAATGCGACTATCAAAAAAGAAAAAGAGTATGAAATGCTAAATATTGGCATCCAAATGACCGAAGCAAATGGCACAAGATACGAAGCTATAATTAACGATATATTTGCCAAAGAATCGGCTAAAAAAAATAAAAATAAATTACTCTCGACACTTTATGACCTAAAAAGCGAGCGTAAAAAATGGCCAAATAACCAATTTGAAAGCCTAGATAACATCTACTATATAAATGACAAAATAAAAAGTATCTGCACCTATAAAAACAATAAAACTAGCTGCGATGTCGTCTTAATTAAAACCAACAAAAAGCTAAAGTTAAAGCAGATTTTTAAAGATATGAACGATCCTCATCTAAAAGCAATCCTTGCAACAGCAGGCGTTAGCGAAAATTTTGTGCTTTCGCCACTTGGGCTTACCTTTTTAAACGAGGAGCAAATTAGCGTGCCACTTGATGAGCTAAGACCTTACTTTAGCGATGAAATCGGGCTTTAA
- a CDS encoding ribonuclease HII, translating to MAKICGIDEAGRGALAGPLSVAACVLNKEISGLNDSKKLTAKKREELFKEIIKSSNFLIIYFSNAQIDELGLSECLRRALKIFKVHFEGFEIIYDGNLDYGVGITTMIKADGKVAGVSAASILAKVSRDSLMKGWDKIYSKYGFSRHKGYGTKAHLEAIAKFGYSGLHRKSFVVKSFEKSLFD from the coding sequence ATGGCAAAAATTTGTGGCATAGATGAGGCTGGACGTGGGGCTTTAGCTGGGCCTTTAAGCGTAGCGGCCTGCGTGCTAAATAAAGAAATTTCAGGCCTAAACGACTCCAAAAAACTAACCGCAAAAAAGCGTGAGGAGCTTTTTAAAGAGATTATAAAAAGCTCCAACTTTCTCATCATCTACTTCTCAAATGCGCAAATAGACGAACTTGGGCTAAGCGAGTGCTTAAGACGAGCGCTCAAAATTTTTAAGGTGCATTTTGAGGGCTTTGAGATCATTTATGATGGAAATTTAGACTATGGCGTAGGTATCACAACGATGATAAAAGCTGACGGCAAGGTCGCTGGGGTAAGCGCTGCTAGCATATTAGCAAAGGTTAGCCGCGATAGTTTAATGAAAGGCTGGGATAAAATTTACTCAAAATATGGCTTTTCTAGGCACAAAGGATACGGCACAAAAGCACATTTAGAAGCCATTGCCAAGTTTGGCTATTCAGGCCTTCATAGAAAAAGCTTTGTAGTAAAGTCTTTTGAAAAATCTCTATTTGACTAA